The proteins below come from a single Streptomyces sp. SS1-1 genomic window:
- a CDS encoding RidA family protein, whose protein sequence is MSEPTGRRAVATPAAPSPAGAYSQGVVAGGFLFTAGFGPQDPATGAVPEGVGAQTAQVLRNLGAVLATQGLSLRDVVKVTAHLQHLRRDFAAYDAAYREFFEEPCPARTTVGSDLMDILVEIDVVARIPDREPPG, encoded by the coding sequence ATGAGCGAGCCGACCGGCAGGCGAGCCGTGGCCACACCCGCCGCCCCCAGTCCCGCGGGCGCCTACTCCCAGGGCGTGGTGGCCGGCGGTTTCCTGTTCACGGCCGGATTCGGCCCCCAGGACCCCGCCACCGGCGCCGTACCGGAGGGCGTGGGCGCACAGACCGCGCAGGTGCTGCGCAACCTCGGCGCGGTCCTCGCCACCCAAGGCCTGTCACTGCGGGACGTCGTGAAAGTCACGGCGCACCTGCAGCACCTCAGGAGGGACTTCGCCGCGTACGACGCCGCCTACCGTGAGTTCTTCGAGGAACCCTGTCCGGCGCGCACCACGGTCGGGTCCGACCTGATGGACATCCTCGTGGAGATCGACGTGGTGGCCCGGATACCCGACCGGGAACCGCCCGGGTGA
- a CDS encoding mandelate racemase/muconate lactonizing enzyme family protein: protein MKITDVDVWVVNLPLVNPFTSSFETKTGETRTVVRVRTDAGVEGWGETMWGAPVAAVVRQMIPDLIGTSPFALEGFHRKQHMVPFFYGYLGYAAIAALDVACWDVMGKATGQSLTDLLGGAVRDEVPITALITRADAPGAAPADLPRAMAEHAARVVAEGGFEAVKLKGTKDCAGDVAILRAVREALPDVNLRVDPNAAWSVPDSVRAGIALEELDLEYLEDPCAGIEGMAQVKAKIRIPLCTNMCVVRFEEFAPAMRLNAVDVIHGDVYKWGGIAATKALAAHCETFGLGMNLHSGGELGIATAAHLAVVSSTPVLSRAIDSMYYLHADDITEPLHLENGRLRVPSGPGLGVSVDEDKLRHYAGVNERDGDLTG from the coding sequence ATGAAGATCACCGACGTCGACGTGTGGGTCGTCAACCTCCCACTCGTCAATCCCTTCACGAGTTCCTTCGAGACCAAGACCGGCGAGACCCGCACCGTCGTCCGCGTGCGCACCGATGCGGGTGTCGAGGGCTGGGGCGAGACGATGTGGGGCGCGCCCGTCGCCGCCGTCGTCCGGCAGATGATCCCTGACCTGATCGGGACTAGCCCGTTCGCGCTGGAGGGCTTCCACCGCAAGCAGCACATGGTGCCCTTCTTCTACGGCTACCTCGGCTACGCGGCGATCGCCGCCCTCGACGTCGCCTGCTGGGACGTGATGGGCAAGGCCACCGGCCAGTCCCTCACCGACCTGCTGGGCGGCGCGGTGCGCGACGAGGTGCCGATCACCGCGCTGATCACCCGCGCCGACGCGCCGGGCGCCGCACCCGCCGACCTGCCCCGGGCCATGGCGGAGCACGCCGCACGCGTCGTCGCCGAGGGCGGATTCGAGGCGGTCAAGCTCAAGGGCACCAAGGACTGCGCGGGCGACGTCGCGATCCTGCGCGCCGTCCGCGAGGCGCTGCCCGACGTGAACCTGCGCGTCGACCCGAACGCGGCCTGGTCCGTCCCCGACTCCGTCCGCGCCGGCATCGCCCTGGAGGAACTGGACCTCGAGTACCTGGAGGATCCCTGCGCCGGCATCGAGGGCATGGCACAGGTGAAGGCCAAGATACGCATCCCGCTGTGCACCAACATGTGCGTCGTCCGCTTCGAGGAGTTCGCCCCCGCCATGCGGCTGAACGCGGTCGACGTCATCCACGGCGACGTCTACAAGTGGGGCGGCATCGCCGCCACCAAGGCCCTCGCCGCGCACTGCGAGACCTTCGGCCTGGGCATGAACCTGCACAGCGGCGGCGAACTGGGCATCGCCACGGCCGCCCACCTGGCCGTCGTGTCGAGCACACCCGTCCTCTCGCGAGCCATCGACAGCATGTACTACCTGCACGCCGACGACATCACCGAACCCCTGCACCTCGAGAACGGCCGGCTGCGGGTGCCGTCGGGACCGGGCCTGGGCGTCAGCGTCGACGAGGACAAGCTCCGCCACTACGCGGGCGTCAACGAGCGGGACGGAGACCTCACCGGATGA
- a CDS encoding lytic transglycosylase domain-containing protein, with protein sequence MARRQVPTAEPEVRRPADREDVRTPPLRPHDYAPADYADAVVRGARESGVSPVLVMTVLHNEAYKPHHPLLERLWQWWKPGASFGVANMHRATFERVRRSHGLPGRWQDLRDDPAFAIRAAALYLRDLDRLLPRRHVRRYTRDELLALGYNTGERNMRAFARGVPPGPMARAYLRRFRANRERAAASLPDGGTVHPVSAHADTEV encoded by the coding sequence ATGGCCCGACGACAGGTGCCGACGGCGGAACCGGAAGTCCGGCGGCCCGCGGACCGTGAGGATGTCCGCACGCCGCCCCTCCGTCCCCACGACTACGCGCCGGCCGACTACGCCGATGCCGTGGTGCGCGGCGCCCGGGAGTCCGGTGTGTCCCCCGTCCTCGTGATGACCGTGCTGCACAACGAGGCGTACAAGCCCCACCACCCCTTGCTGGAGCGGTTGTGGCAGTGGTGGAAGCCCGGAGCGTCCTTCGGCGTGGCCAACATGCACCGGGCGACGTTCGAGCGGGTCCGGCGGTCGCACGGCCTGCCGGGACGGTGGCAGGACCTGCGCGACGACCCCGCCTTCGCCATCCGCGCGGCGGCACTGTACCTGCGGGACCTCGACCGGCTCCTGCCCCGGCGGCACGTACGGCGTTACACCCGCGACGAGCTCCTGGCCCTCGGCTACAACACCGGCGAACGCAACATGCGCGCCTTCGCCCGTGGCGTCCCCCCGGGGCCCATGGCACGCGCTTACCTTCGCCGTTTCCGCGCCAACCGGGAACGGGCCGCCGCGTCACTGCCCGACGGCGGCACGGTGCACCCGGTCTCGGCGCACGCCGACACAGAAGTGTGA
- a CDS encoding FAD-binding and (Fe-S)-binding domain-containing protein, whose translation MPLLEPKPEALRPGTARAAAADRVPDHGATGTPEALRTGLTALLGPGKVLWKISDLVKYASDASPYRFVPQVVVLPESTDDVSTVLAYARDHDRQVVFRAAGTSLNGQAQGEDILVDVRRHFTGVEVLDDGDRARIRPGTTVMRANATLARYGRILGPDPASAIACTVGGVVANNASGMTAGTTRNSYRTLASLTFVLPSGTVVDTADPHADETLARTEPDLCEGLLAIKAEIEADADLTARIRAKYEIKNTNGYRLDAFLDGATPVQILRGLMVGSEGTFGFISDVVFDTLPLDRRTSSALLFFPSLTAAAAAVPLFNEAGAIAVELMDGNTLRASVSVRGVPSDWADLPRETAALLVEFRAPDERGQEAFERAAAQVVERLDLVAPVASVTNAFTRDPKVINGYWKARKAFVTAVGGSRPAGTTLITEDFAVPPSRLAEACQDLLRLQAEHGFDAAVAGHAAHGNLHFLLAFDASKTSDVDRYAAFMDDFCQMTVERFDGSLKAEHATGRNIAPFLEMEWGPRATELMWRVKQLIDPGGVLAPRVVLDRDPRAHLRGLKTIPGIEPVADPCIECGFCEPTCPSHDLTTTPRQRIVLRREMLRQPDGSPVEEELLASYGYDAVDTCAGDSTCAIACPVGIDTGAMMKDFRHRRHSPREERIAALTAKHFKTVEATARLAVGAAEKISDRLLEAATGLARKAVRPDLMPEWLPGIPGAAARTTPPTSRTGASAVYYPACVNRIFAGPEDGGTPSLQQAVVDVSARAGRPVWIPDGVAGTCCSTNWHSKGYEDGNTLMANRVVEAAWAWTNGGRLPLVVDASSCTLGIQHEVVPYLTDANRELHGRLNVVDSVVWAAEELLPRLTVRRTTGSAVLHPTCSMQHLGDVDQLRAVADAIADEVVVPDDAGCCAFAGDRGMLHKELTASATAKEAAEVTSRAFDAHLSANRMCEIGMDRATGRTYYSILIELDRATRP comes from the coding sequence ATGCCCTTGCTGGAACCCAAGCCGGAAGCCCTTCGACCCGGCACGGCCCGCGCCGCCGCCGCCGACCGGGTGCCCGACCACGGGGCCACGGGCACCCCCGAGGCGCTGCGTACCGGGCTGACCGCGCTGCTGGGGCCAGGCAAGGTCCTGTGGAAGATCTCCGACCTGGTGAAGTACGCCTCCGACGCCAGCCCTTACCGGTTCGTCCCGCAGGTCGTCGTTCTCCCGGAGAGCACCGACGACGTCTCGACGGTGCTGGCGTACGCCCGTGACCACGACCGTCAGGTCGTCTTCCGCGCCGCCGGCACCAGTCTCAACGGGCAGGCGCAGGGCGAGGACATCCTCGTCGACGTGCGCCGGCACTTCACCGGCGTCGAGGTCCTGGACGACGGCGACCGGGCCCGGATCCGGCCCGGCACCACGGTCATGCGGGCCAACGCGACCCTCGCCCGGTACGGCAGGATTCTGGGGCCGGACCCGGCCAGTGCCATCGCGTGCACGGTCGGAGGCGTCGTCGCCAACAACGCCTCCGGCATGACCGCCGGCACCACCCGCAACTCCTACCGCACCCTCGCCTCACTGACCTTCGTCCTGCCGAGCGGGACGGTCGTCGACACGGCCGACCCGCACGCGGACGAGACGCTGGCCCGCACGGAACCCGACCTGTGCGAAGGACTGCTGGCAATCAAGGCGGAGATCGAGGCCGACGCCGACCTGACCGCCCGCATCCGCGCCAAGTACGAGATCAAGAACACCAACGGCTACCGGTTGGACGCCTTCCTCGACGGCGCTACGCCCGTCCAGATCCTGCGTGGGCTCATGGTCGGCTCCGAGGGCACCTTCGGCTTCATCTCCGACGTCGTCTTCGACACCCTGCCGCTGGACCGCAGGACCTCCAGCGCCCTGCTCTTCTTCCCGTCGCTGACCGCCGCCGCGGCGGCCGTCCCCCTGTTCAACGAGGCCGGGGCCATCGCCGTCGAGCTGATGGACGGCAACACGCTGCGCGCCTCCGTGAGCGTGCGGGGTGTGCCGTCCGACTGGGCCGATCTGCCGCGGGAGACCGCGGCGCTGCTCGTCGAGTTCCGTGCACCCGACGAGCGGGGCCAGGAGGCCTTCGAGCGGGCGGCGGCCCAGGTCGTCGAACGCCTCGACCTGGTCGCGCCGGTCGCCTCGGTGACCAACGCGTTCACCCGCGACCCCAAGGTGATCAACGGTTACTGGAAGGCCCGCAAGGCCTTCGTCACGGCCGTCGGCGGGTCCCGCCCGGCGGGCACCACCCTGATCACGGAGGACTTCGCGGTGCCGCCGTCCCGGCTGGCCGAAGCCTGCCAGGACCTGCTCCGGCTCCAGGCGGAGCACGGCTTCGACGCCGCCGTCGCCGGTCACGCCGCCCACGGCAACCTGCACTTCCTGCTCGCCTTCGACGCGTCGAAGACCTCCGACGTCGACCGCTACGCCGCGTTCATGGACGATTTCTGCCAGATGACCGTGGAACGCTTCGACGGGTCGCTGAAGGCCGAGCACGCCACCGGACGCAACATCGCCCCCTTCCTGGAGATGGAATGGGGGCCCAGGGCCACCGAGCTGATGTGGCGCGTCAAGCAACTGATAGACCCCGGGGGCGTCCTGGCGCCCCGGGTCGTCCTGGACCGTGACCCCAGGGCCCACCTGCGCGGACTGAAGACGATCCCCGGCATCGAGCCCGTCGCCGACCCCTGCATCGAGTGCGGCTTCTGCGAACCCACCTGCCCCAGCCATGACCTGACGACCACCCCGCGCCAACGCATCGTGCTGCGACGGGAGATGCTGCGCCAGCCGGACGGATCACCCGTGGAGGAAGAACTCCTCGCCTCCTACGGCTACGACGCGGTCGACACCTGCGCGGGCGACTCCACCTGCGCGATCGCCTGCCCGGTCGGCATCGACACCGGTGCCATGATGAAGGACTTCCGCCACCGGCGGCACTCACCGCGCGAGGAGCGGATCGCCGCACTCACCGCCAAGCACTTCAAGACCGTGGAGGCGACGGCACGCCTCGCGGTCGGCGCGGCGGAGAAGATCAGCGACCGGCTGCTGGAGGCCGCGACCGGCCTCGCGCGCAAGGCCGTACGCCCCGACCTGATGCCCGAGTGGCTGCCCGGGATCCCGGGCGCCGCCGCCCGCACCACACCGCCCACCTCCCGCACGGGAGCCAGCGCCGTCTACTACCCGGCCTGCGTCAACCGCATCTTCGCCGGACCCGAGGACGGCGGCACCCCCTCGCTCCAGCAGGCCGTGGTCGACGTGTCGGCCCGCGCCGGCCGGCCGGTGTGGATCCCCGACGGCGTCGCCGGGACCTGCTGCTCGACCAACTGGCACTCCAAGGGCTACGAGGACGGCAACACGCTGATGGCCAACCGGGTCGTCGAGGCCGCCTGGGCCTGGACCAACGGCGGACGGCTCCCGCTGGTCGTCGACGCCTCCTCCTGCACGCTCGGCATCCAGCACGAGGTCGTCCCCTACCTCACCGACGCCAACCGTGAGCTGCACGGGCGCCTGAACGTGGTCGACTCCGTCGTGTGGGCCGCCGAGGAACTCCTGCCACGGCTCACTGTCCGCCGGACGACCGGTTCGGCGGTGCTGCACCCGACCTGCTCGATGCAGCACCTCGGCGACGTGGACCAGCTGCGCGCGGTCGCGGACGCGATCGCCGACGAGGTCGTCGTCCCGGACGACGCCGGCTGCTGCGCCTTCGCCGGCGACCGGGGCATGCTGCACAAGGAGCTGACGGCGTCGGCGACGGCGAAGGAAGCCGCGGAGGTCACCTCGCGCGCCTTCGACGCCCACCTGTCCGCCAACCGTATGTGCGAGATCGGCATGGACCGCGCGACGGGCCGCACGTACTACTCGATCCTGATCGAACTGGACCGCGCCACCCGCCCCTGA